The sequence CGAATGTGATTATCTCTCTCATGACTTTAGGGTTTCCTCTTCTTAAATTAAGCTATGACCTTTGCTACAACTCCGGCCCCAACCGTCTTGCCGCCTTCCCTCACCGCGAACCTCACGCCCTCATCCATTGCTATCGGCGTAATCAGCTCAACCTCAACACTTACGTTATCGC comes from Deltaproteobacteria bacterium and encodes:
- the tuf gene encoding elongation factor Tu (EF-Tu; promotes GTP-dependent binding of aminoacyl-tRNA to the A-site of ribosomes during protein biosynthesis; when the tRNA anticodon matches the mRNA codon, GTP hydrolysis results; the inactive EF-Tu-GDP leaves the ribosome and release of GDP is promoted by elongation factor Ts; many prokaryotes have two copies of the gene encoding EF-Tu), which gives rise to DNVSVEVELITPIAMDEGVRFAVREGGKTVGAGVVAKVIA